A stretch of DNA from Coccidioides posadasii str. Silveira chromosome 4, complete sequence:
TGTTGTCATTAGCGCAGACGGCAATGCTGTGTTGATCGATATCAGTGGAATTGGAGGCACAACGCGAGAATGGCTGGCGCCTGAGATGCATGATGTAACAGACCCACTCTCTGAGAGTCTGAAAGCACGGATACAGAATGATATTTGGGCATTTGGGCAAATGTTATCGGCAATGGCCAAAAATTCATGCAACAGTGAGGAAGAGAAGCTACTCCGGCGTGTTGCAGTAGGTGCCATGGCGAATCCTTCCTCGCGCAGTTCTCTTCACGATATACTTTCCCAACTCAGCTCTAAATAGCCTTATTTAGAACTCAGTCCAATCAATATCATCAGGATCAAAGCCGCGATCGGTACGATCATCTGTTTTAAATTAGCACATGTGTGAAGGGTGAGACTCACTTGGGCCCTCGCGCCGGATCCCTGGTTTCCTATCACACCCAGGAAGATAACAAAGGCCCCCTGTAGTCTTTGAATCTTCTGAACCACCGTCACATACCTCTGTCGATTTCTTCGCGTCTTCGCAGGGCGTCAAGAGGGTCTTCACATAATGCCCGCAGGAGTGGACTCGGGTTAGGAACGTGCACATGTTGTGTATTGGGGGAATTGATCTACAATATAACAGTACTCATTAGCATTCACTGTAGCTTCTACGCGAGAATGTTCCTGTTCTGAGAGAAAATTACTATTGATTGTAGTGATTTTTGATATCCAGTGTTTCAATCAACTACAGTGAACGAACCCCACCATTTAGCATGCCTTGGACTTAAGAGCCGCACCAAGACAGCTTTGATCCCGCATCAGCCTAGGCTCTGTCCTATCAGCAGGCCAGTTGATTGCGATACACGAAGAGCAACAGGGATGCTGCTGCGGGGTTACATAATGGATGATTATTGGCCTATGATATCGCTGAAGTTTTAAGAATACAAGCCAGTATTTTGGGATATGGGAACAGTCTGCTGCTGGACGTACAGGATTGGCGGAGACAGGAAAACAGGTGTGGAGTCCGCCCCAAGCTGGATAATGACACCAACCATTGATCCTCCAGCTACTTCTTGATCCTAATCATTGTTGCATTTGACCTCTTAAGACGTCTCCTTGATTGGTTATCAAAAGAATCAAATTTCAACCTGATATTCTAACATGACGTGGTTCAAATACAACTTGGGTCCCCGTCCAGCGAGGGTTCAGAGAGGAAGAAACGGGAGAAATGGTCACGACAGATATTAGGAAAGAATCTGAGGTGAGCTCATGGGCATCAGCTCCACCTCTAGTGTATTGTAATGCTCCTGCCACCCCCATTTTGCCCTTTTCAAAGCCTCCTTCTTCGTGTTGTCAGTGTCCACCCTTCCTCTTTCATCAGCCAAAGTAATCAGGTTGCCCAACCAGATATGTATATTGTAGTCTGTAGCAGGGGACAACATCAAACAGAGCTGCCATGAAACCATAAATCATTTCGATAACCACCTTCAGAAATTCCACCGTCATATCTGCCACAGCAGCCAAGTACCACCGTAAATCCCTCCACAGACGGCTTGGAAGGTCGTAGGGTTTTGGCAGGAGATGCTGTCGTGTCATCCGCTTTTGAAGCAGGATACTCATGTACAACTCCATGACCTCCGAGAGCGAGCGCAGCAGCTTCAGACCCGGAGCGTCATCAGCACGGAGACATATCTCCTTTCCAATTTTCTCCACTTGCAAATGAAGGGCGTCGTAGAGTAGCGCAGGCCGCCGTGAAGCCTTATCAGACTCCCATTGGCCTATGAATCCCATGCCGAGATCCAGGGGAGACGCCTGAAGGAGTCTCTGCAGGGCAGAGTAGTCCCGGGGGTTGGCTGTTGCAACACATTCACAGAACGTGGTGATTAGTGCTGGAATCTCAGCACCCTCTGGGATCCCCCTCTTTTTGGAATTCGTCCCACGAGTCACAAGGACCGAGGAGGTAGATAAGAATCGCTCCCAGCGCCTTAAGGTCCGCCTGCTGTGCCGGCCAGATGGCTGACGGCTCATCGATTCTTCTGGCACACTGAAAGTCAGTGATGAAAAGTTGATGGCTCTGCCAGCTTTCCCTCCCCACCATAGCTAGCGCTTCCGGGGTGAGATTTCCGTGCGAGATTGACCGGGAATGGATCCACTCTAGTCGCGAGAGCAACTGCTCCCCCAGGGACAGGATCAAATCCAGCCCAAGCCGGCGACCAGCCTGCTTGTAGATTGCCCCAAGCGTAGGCCTGTAGACGTCGGTGACAATAACAGTATGTGCAGGCACCGTCTCCGACCAAAGCAGCTAGGGGACTCCCGGCACGCCTGCAAGGTCGCAAAGGATTCGTGCTTCGGCTGAAAGGCTTGTTACACATGCTGGTGTGCTCCCAATTTTCAAAAAAGCCGCTCTCTCTGT
This window harbors:
- a CDS encoding uncharacterized protein (EggNog:ENOG410PYCZ~COG:T); this encodes MSRQPSGRHSRRTLRRWERFLSTSSVLVTRGTNSKKRGIPEGAEIPALITTFCECVATANPRDYSALQRLLQASPLDLGMGFIGQWESDKASRRPALLYDALHLQVEKIGKEICLRADDAPGLKLLRSLSEVMELYMSILLQKRMTRQHLLPKPYDLPSRLWRDLRWYLAAVADMTVEFLKVVIEMIYGFMAALFDVVPCYRLQYTYLVGQPDYFG